One window of Paenibacillus albicereus genomic DNA carries:
- a CDS encoding ABC transporter ATP-binding protein, translating to MTLLRLEDVVKRYPAPDGGELTVLEVPRWELGRSERVALVGPSGSGKSTLLHLLCGIVRPSSGSVQLLGERLDRMKESSLDRLRASQVGYVHQSFQLLPGFTALENVLAAAAFGSPLSKRRQRERAAELLADAGLADRLDHLPRQLSQGQQQRVAIARALVNEPSLLLADEPTASLDPETADRVMELLAGSAAASGAALLLCTHDMDLAARMERIVTMKEISARGSAAPMPPERPRAAIG from the coding sequence GTGACGCTGCTTCGCCTCGAGGATGTCGTCAAGCGCTACCCGGCTCCGGACGGCGGGGAGCTGACCGTGCTGGAGGTGCCCCGCTGGGAGCTCGGCCGGAGCGAGCGCGTCGCGCTTGTCGGGCCGAGCGGCTCCGGCAAGAGCACGCTGCTGCATCTGCTGTGCGGCATCGTGCGCCCGAGCTCGGGCTCGGTCCAGCTGCTCGGCGAGCGGTTGGACCGCATGAAGGAAAGCTCCCTCGACCGGCTGCGCGCCTCGCAGGTCGGCTATGTCCACCAAAGCTTTCAGCTGCTGCCCGGCTTCACCGCGCTCGAGAACGTGCTGGCGGCGGCCGCCTTCGGCAGCCCGCTGAGCAAGCGCCGGCAGCGGGAGCGGGCGGCGGAGCTGCTCGCAGACGCCGGCCTCGCCGACCGTCTCGACCATCTGCCCCGCCAGCTGAGCCAGGGCCAGCAGCAGCGCGTGGCGATCGCCCGGGCGCTCGTCAACGAGCCGTCCCTGCTGCTGGCGGACGAGCCGACGGCAAGCCTCGACCCCGAGACGGCGGATCGCGTCATGGAGCTGCTGGCCGGCTCCGCTGCGGCATCCGGTGCGGCGCTGCTGCTGTGCACGCACGATATGGACCTGGCGGCGCGCATGGAGCGGATCGTCACGATGAAAGAGATTTCGGCACGCGGCTCGGCGGCTCCCATGCCGCCGGAAAGGCCGCGCGCGGCCATCGGCTGA
- a CDS encoding alkaline phosphatase, translated as MNTQSKTSRILLGAVLAAATAVGGAGLAELGGSPPAAAAEAGAPAPSAAPSIYIAPIHQAKFLAGSKFDFRVELNDWTGDASTVRITINGKSPEAVFGKKLELTSTSKSREFTVRDVSFSKVGPVAVSVEAGSLKRTVQYEVVNTEQAGRKAKNVILFVGDGMAQPSITIARVMSKGLTEGKYDGMLELDKLEQRAVVTTSGMDSLVTDSANSASAYNTGHKSAVNALGIYPDNTENSLDDPKVETLAEMLKRSRGMSVGIVTTSEIEDATPAAVVSHTRRRADKAEIADMMLQLQPEVVMGGGSAYFLPKSVPGSKRKDEKDLIGSFEKEGYTFVENAAGLKSSGTPDKLLGLFHTGDMNVYYDRSTNNAAAIKSFTDQPTLWDMTRKAIDVLKKNDNGFFLVVEGASIDKQLHTMDWERSAYDTIEMDKAIGIARAYADESGDTLVLATADHSHSTSIAGTYWEGDGKTGREAVRTYEQSKFPTYADSDKDGFPDTPDVDRKLAVVFGATPDYYEDYKFSAVPQAPAVLSGDAYIANPGTLANPNAADKDKYLHTGTLPKSEGTEVHSADDVPLMAHGPGAEYFKGTLDNTELFFGMAQALGLRLDGSKLDAKRNWIELDAFLRSFGGSRSYDAKKGVSTVKAGGTTLVLHHGKGIAKKGNQTVPLQFKTESGKLIVTSDSLLASLAR; from the coding sequence ATGAACACACAGAGCAAGACAAGCCGTATCCTGCTTGGCGCGGTGCTGGCCGCCGCGACGGCCGTCGGAGGAGCCGGGCTGGCCGAGCTCGGCGGCTCCCCGCCTGCGGCTGCCGCGGAAGCCGGGGCTCCTGCCCCATCGGCCGCGCCGTCCATCTATATCGCCCCGATCCATCAGGCCAAGTTCCTCGCCGGCTCGAAGTTCGACTTCCGCGTGGAGCTGAACGACTGGACGGGCGACGCCTCGACCGTCCGCATCACGATCAACGGCAAGAGCCCCGAAGCCGTCTTCGGCAAGAAGCTCGAGCTCACCTCCACCAGCAAGAGCCGCGAGTTCACCGTCCGCGATGTCTCCTTCTCCAAGGTCGGCCCGGTCGCCGTCTCCGTCGAGGCCGGAAGCCTGAAGCGCACCGTGCAGTATGAAGTCGTGAATACGGAACAAGCCGGCCGCAAAGCCAAAAACGTCATCCTGTTCGTCGGCGACGGCATGGCCCAGCCGAGCATCACGATCGCCCGCGTCATGTCCAAGGGACTGACCGAGGGCAAATACGACGGCATGCTCGAGCTGGACAAGCTGGAGCAGCGCGCCGTCGTGACGACGTCGGGCATGGACTCGCTCGTCACCGACTCCGCCAACAGCGCCAGCGCCTACAATACCGGCCACAAGTCGGCCGTCAACGCGCTCGGCATCTACCCCGACAATACCGAGAACTCGCTCGACGATCCGAAGGTCGAGACGCTGGCCGAGATGCTGAAGCGCTCGCGCGGCATGTCGGTCGGCATCGTGACGACATCCGAGATCGAGGACGCCACGCCAGCCGCCGTCGTCTCCCATACGCGCCGCCGCGCCGACAAGGCCGAGATCGCGGACATGATGCTCCAGCTGCAGCCGGAGGTCGTGATGGGCGGAGGCTCGGCGTACTTCCTGCCGAAGTCCGTGCCGGGCTCCAAGCGCAAGGATGAGAAGGACCTGATCGGCTCGTTCGAGAAAGAGGGCTACACGTTCGTCGAAAACGCGGCCGGCCTGAAAAGCTCCGGCACGCCGGACAAGCTGCTCGGCCTGTTCCACACCGGCGACATGAACGTCTACTACGACCGCTCCACGAACAATGCGGCGGCGATCAAGTCGTTCACCGACCAGCCGACGCTGTGGGACATGACGAGAAAGGCGATCGACGTGCTGAAGAAAAACGACAACGGCTTCTTCCTCGTCGTCGAAGGGGCCAGCATCGACAAGCAGCTGCACACGATGGACTGGGAGCGCTCCGCCTACGATACGATCGAGATGGACAAGGCGATCGGAATCGCCCGCGCCTATGCGGACGAAAGCGGCGACACGCTCGTCCTGGCTACGGCCGACCACTCCCATTCCACGAGCATCGCCGGCACGTACTGGGAAGGAGACGGCAAGACCGGCCGCGAGGCGGTGCGCACGTACGAGCAGTCGAAGTTCCCGACGTACGCCGACTCCGACAAGGACGGCTTCCCGGATACGCCGGACGTGGACCGCAAGCTGGCCGTCGTCTTCGGCGCGACGCCGGACTATTATGAAGACTACAAGTTCAGCGCCGTCCCGCAAGCGCCGGCCGTGCTGTCGGGCGACGCCTACATCGCCAATCCCGGCACGCTCGCGAATCCGAACGCCGCCGACAAGGACAAGTACCTGCACACCGGCACGCTGCCGAAGTCCGAGGGCACCGAGGTGCACTCCGCCGACGACGTGCCGCTGATGGCGCATGGCCCGGGCGCGGAGTACTTCAAGGGCACGCTGGACAATACCGAACTCTTCTTCGGCATGGCGCAAGCGCTCGGACTGCGCCTCGACGGCAGCAAGCTCGACGCCAAGCGGAACTGGATCGAGCTGGACGCATTCCTGCGCTCGTTCGGCGGCAGCCGCTCGTACGACGCCAAGAAGGGCGTCTCGACCGTCAAGGCCGGCGGAACGACGCTCGTGCTCCATCACGGCAAAGGCATCGCCAAAAAAGGCAATCAGACGGTGCCGCTCCAGTTCAAGACCGAGTCCGGCAAGCTGATCGTCACCAGCGACTCGCTGCTGGCCTCCCTCGCCCGATGA
- a CDS encoding M15 family metallopeptidase → MPRPTPAPSRGARAAVRPKPRRKRSPMGGLLIVAGLAAAALALLKLELPRAFDKIVPQGLYRDVPPVAGLHPELRAASERLAAQAKAAGISVVFTDGFRSEAEQDEIYAQGRDSEGSIVTHAKGGESYHNYGLALDFALKDRSGDIIWDMEYDGNKNGRADWLEVAGMAKKLGFTWGGDWEGFKDNPHLQMDFGYSIRELQLGNRPAGSLLADGTVSGDSEAAID, encoded by the coding sequence ATGCCTCGACCGACCCCCGCCCCCAGCCGCGGCGCCCGCGCCGCTGTCCGGCCCAAGCCCCGGCGCAAGCGGAGCCCGATGGGCGGCTTGCTCATCGTCGCCGGACTGGCCGCGGCGGCGCTCGCCCTGCTCAAGCTGGAGCTGCCGCGGGCGTTCGACAAGATCGTGCCGCAAGGCCTGTACCGCGACGTGCCGCCCGTAGCCGGCCTGCATCCCGAGCTGCGGGCGGCAAGCGAGCGGCTCGCCGCCCAGGCGAAGGCCGCCGGCATCTCCGTCGTGTTCACGGACGGCTTCCGCAGCGAAGCCGAGCAGGACGAGATCTACGCCCAAGGACGGGACAGCGAAGGCAGCATCGTCACCCACGCCAAGGGCGGCGAGTCGTATCACAACTACGGACTCGCGCTGGACTTCGCGCTCAAGGACCGCTCCGGCGACATCATCTGGGATATGGAATACGACGGCAACAAGAACGGCCGGGCCGACTGGCTCGAGGTCGCCGGCATGGCCAAAAAGCTCGGCTTCACCTGGGGCGGCGACTGGGAGGGCTTCAAGGACAATCCTCACCTTCAGATGGACTTCGGCTACTCGATCCGCGAGCTTCAGCTCGGCAACCGCCCGGCCGGCTCGCTGCTCGCAGACGGCACCGTCAGCGGGGATTCGGAAGCCGCAATCGACTAA
- a CDS encoding cryptochrome/photolyase family protein codes for MYLFIHRKDLRAGDLRAFDYAASLGMPGIHVLILDPALLGDGRAASHPGRHFLRTAGMLRQDYEAQGARLHLLHGDPARVVDELLEREPIREVVVTADHTPYALRRDERLAAVCRGRGVRWTALEDVPLADLDEFQEHTGRKEPYRVFTPFYRAWSGYVRSRLAPPPGVRAGELPTAPLSLLRWPLPAELAAALSAAVPEDERPERQLDRFLGGSLQAYEELRDRYAQDAGSGLSRWLNVGALSARRAYVLALDEARCEDERDPLAFGGAAGWRADAAVQLELALPGSVEGPGSAPRDPSAATARTGAESWVRQLAWRDFYLYQARFDADFFRYEERVDLSGLTEEHAEAWRQGRTGVPLIDAAMTQLRTTGELPNRLRMITAMFLCKNLLAPFTAGEPWFRKQLLDYDNTLNRGGWLWSSSLGFDASPYFRIMNPVVQSRRWDPDGAYIRRWLPERAGMSAASVHEPADRALVDLKASRARAIETYKQLLAKPSRPLDRLT; via the coding sequence ATGTATCTGTTCATCCACCGCAAGGACCTCCGGGCGGGCGATCTGCGCGCGTTCGACTACGCGGCCAGCCTCGGCATGCCGGGCATCCATGTCCTGATCCTCGATCCGGCGCTGCTCGGAGACGGCCGCGCCGCGTCTCATCCGGGACGGCACTTCCTGCGGACCGCCGGGATGCTGCGCCAGGACTACGAAGCCCAGGGAGCGCGGCTGCATCTATTGCATGGCGACCCTGCCCGAGTGGTGGACGAGCTGCTCGAGCGGGAGCCGATCCGGGAGGTCGTCGTCACCGCCGACCATACGCCTTACGCGCTGCGGCGGGACGAGCGGCTCGCCGCCGTCTGCCGCGGCCGGGGCGTTCGCTGGACGGCGCTGGAGGATGTGCCGCTCGCCGATCTGGACGAGTTCCAGGAGCATACGGGAAGAAAAGAGCCGTACCGCGTGTTCACCCCGTTCTACCGGGCTTGGAGCGGCTATGTCCGCTCGCGGCTCGCTCCGCCCCCGGGCGTACGCGCGGGAGAGCTGCCGACGGCCCCGCTCTCGCTTCTCCGCTGGCCCTTGCCCGCCGAGCTCGCCGCTGCGCTCTCCGCCGCCGTGCCGGAGGACGAGCGGCCCGAGCGGCAGCTCGACCGGTTCCTCGGCGGCAGCCTGCAGGCATACGAGGAGCTGCGCGACCGCTACGCGCAGGATGCCGGCAGCGGCCTCTCCCGCTGGCTGAATGTCGGCGCGCTGTCGGCCCGCCGGGCCTACGTCCTCGCCCTGGATGAAGCTCGGTGCGAGGACGAGCGCGATCCGCTCGCCTTTGGCGGCGCGGCCGGCTGGCGGGCGGATGCCGCCGTGCAGCTGGAGCTGGCGCTGCCGGGCAGCGTCGAAGGGCCGGGCTCCGCTCCGCGCGATCCGTCTGCCGCGACCGCGCGCACCGGCGCGGAGAGCTGGGTCCGCCAGCTCGCCTGGCGCGACTTCTACCTGTACCAGGCGCGGTTCGACGCGGACTTTTTCCGCTACGAGGAGAGGGTCGACCTGTCCGGCCTGACGGAGGAGCATGCGGAAGCATGGCGGCAAGGCCGTACCGGCGTGCCGCTCATCGACGCGGCGATGACGCAGCTGCGGACGACGGGCGAGCTGCCGAACCGGCTGCGCATGATTACGGCGATGTTTCTTTGCAAAAACCTGCTCGCGCCGTTCACGGCCGGCGAGCCGTGGTTCCGCAAGCAGCTGCTGGATTACGACAACACGCTCAACCGCGGGGGCTGGCTGTGGAGCAGCTCGCTCGGCTTCGACGCCTCGCCGTACTTCCGCATCATGAATCCGGTCGTCCAGTCGAGGCGCTGGGACCCGGACGGCGCCTACATCCGGCGCTGGCTGCCGGAGCGGGCCGGGATGTCCGCCGCGTCCGTCCATGAGCCCGCCGATCGCGCGCTCGTCGATCTCAAGGCGTCGCGCGCCCGCGCCATCGAGACGTACAAGCAGCTGCTCGCGAAGCCTTCCCGCCCTCTGGATCGTCTGACCTAG
- a CDS encoding C40 family peptidase, which produces MKKKAAAIVLGLALLFTAGAQSASAGSKMDGVISGVIGTPYKAAGTTSKGFDCSGFTSYVFKQFKVSLPHSSAAQSAMGKKVAKDDLKAGDLVFFNTSGKGVSHVGIYVGDGKFAHSSSSRGVTISELSESYYAKRYLSARRIMDDKTFEKFADEAADQPDGGPDVD; this is translated from the coding sequence TTGAAGAAGAAAGCCGCAGCAATCGTACTCGGACTTGCCCTGCTGTTCACCGCAGGCGCGCAAAGCGCATCGGCAGGCTCCAAAATGGATGGCGTCATCAGCGGCGTCATCGGCACGCCGTACAAAGCGGCGGGCACCACCTCGAAAGGCTTCGACTGCTCGGGCTTCACGTCCTACGTGTTCAAGCAGTTCAAAGTCTCGCTCCCCCACTCGTCCGCGGCGCAATCGGCCATGGGCAAGAAGGTCGCCAAGGACGACCTGAAGGCGGGCGATCTCGTCTTCTTCAATACGAGCGGCAAGGGCGTCTCCCATGTCGGCATCTACGTCGGGGACGGAAAATTCGCCCACTCCTCCTCCAGCCGGGGCGTGACGATCAGCGAGCTGAGCGAGTCCTACTACGCCAAGCGCTACCTGTCGGCCCGCCGCATCATGGACGACAAGACGTTCGAGAAATTCGCGGACGAAGCCGCCGACCAGCCGGACGGCGGTCCGGACGTCGACTAG